One Aster yellows witches'-broom phytoplasma AYWB DNA segment encodes these proteins:
- the sufU gene encoding Fe-S cluster assembly sulfur transfer protein SufU → MLEINKLYRDLIIKHYQEPQNWGLSQDPDFINITNKNVSCGDSISLQIKILNSKLIDIKYETQACAICCASASLMSINFKNIEISKILEKINHFLAMINNQMYDETQLDKELLLFKHFINFPGRVTCISLPWKSLQELIKTHNKKSY, encoded by the coding sequence ATGTTAGAAATAAATAAATTATATCGTGATTTAATTATTAAACATTATCAAGAACCTCAAAATTGGGGGCTTTCTCAAGACCCTGATTTTATAAACATAACTAATAAAAATGTTTCTTGTGGTGATTCTATTTCGTTACAAATCAAAATCTTAAATTCAAAATTAATAGATATTAAATACGAAACTCAAGCTTGCGCTATTTGTTGTGCTTCAGCAAGTTTGATGTCTATAAATTTTAAAAATATAGAAATTTCAAAAATATTAGAAAAAATAAACCATTTTTTAGCTATGATTAATAATCAAATGTATGATGAAACTCAACTCGACAAAGAATTACTATTATTTAAACATTTTATTAATTTTCCTGGAAGAGTTACTTGTATAAGTCTTCCTTGGAAATCTTTACAAGAATTAATTAAAACACACAATAAAAAAAGTTATTAA
- a CDS encoding PolC-type DNA polymerase III: protein MYNHSFKHFIKKKGFCKKYFQNPQVKKISVCQKKPKWVLQITFKHLPFICDLEFFLEQLLQELTILWKKQDENKPNLPQIEYHIDFENWDYLESLAESYFKYIITQASFKKKYHDLDYFAIQNHQVNFQNGKFIIFVNPNAFKCLNKKIGILKDFFSKFYGFKNEFILSTDRKIDINRKKSTNIEIEESQQNPNNQTNSNEQNQEKNLNNKENQTYQTEQTKQVKTTPQQKKYNYNKGAYNSNSKMTTKKTKIKDLPKNKQELEELKCQNPNTYVIVEGFLAHPIKEINFQYSYLKFVIEENSNDFSIENKDAILIQKKVSKDEKEQFLKSNYQTGQLFRITARINYSAWDDVHLIMEKYETLESDSISPSLIRKDLGFRGKKRIEFHTHTKMSNLDAINSAKEYLQIAESWGHEAIAFTDHDGIYAYPEINQHSKNKKIKPIYGVEVDFIEEKPIYITNQKEDNLEKDFVLKEATYVVFDLETTGLSNVRDKIIEIAGIKIKNGNKIGEFQKFIDPQQKLTKTITNITNITDEMLQGQQTIDQVLPQFLAFAKDCVLVAHNASFDVDFLKEKAKELKISLEPKPIIDTMALSQRYFSNLLKYFSLKRLATVFKVKLEDHHRALADATATSEIFIKMIDQLADPTKDPKNEQVINFFELQEKIDHKYERPYHINILVANQTGYRNLFELLSNALTKDFNKRPRVLKSNLANLRQGLLVGSGCMNSNIFEIALNQNIFKLQRAISFYDYIEVQPPQAYKHLIHDLGKNGIQIIETTLKTIITEAQKQAKIVIATGDVHYIHPWEKDYREIYISAKMVGGGLHKLSRYENKNLPENHLLTTQEMIDAFAFLHDENLIYKIVISNTHLLNSKIEKIKSFSSELFSFKDDAFKKNLQIPSIKEEIKRLVDAKVKQMYGSPPHPLIKKRLDQELKSIIGETKNEKTNQNIAPVYYLSHLLVKNSLAKGYLVGSRGSIGSSLVATMLEITEVNPLKPHYYCPQCNYTIVQLKKPQEKEQYYKPEEEKYHKELDNVFSGYDLPNMPCPKCNAQFKKNGHDIPFETFLGFEGNKTPDIDLNFAGDYQSQAHNYIKELLGEKHAFRAGTIQTVAQRNAYGYTMGFVEEKQKQWRKQKVAQIANKIQGVKRSNGQHPGGIVVVPPDRSIYEVTPVQYPANDTNWKTTHFDYHSFEQNLFKLDILGHDDPMMIKFLMDYVKENSGNFPFTRAQDIPVDDPEVYKLFSNEFKINSSVNSGNKITIDSLGIPEFGTIFVKQMLKDLTTTKQNSQKKAIKINFAALVKISGLSHGTDVWNQNARDAINKTGEFEKYKNKTISFDDIIGCRDDIMLQLQEKGIDPLKAFDIMEFIRKGKPQDDFQTWKKYKQEMKDKVEAWYIDSAAKIKYLFPKAHATAYVIMALRIAWFKMHAPLAFYSGYFSKRTEQFDHQTMISNDIKIIKEKLNKLAELKKSKKIKAKEEALINTLKIAEEMVHRGFKFLTVDFNKSDVSVLKIEDGGFLRMPLLSLDGLGLIAANKIVEARQEKPFTKADFATRSKINKTILAKAKQENLLESLEDE from the coding sequence GCAAAAAATATTTTCAAAATCCTCAAGTAAAAAAAATATCAGTTTGCCAAAAAAAACCAAAATGGGTTTTACAAATCACATTTAAACATTTGCCTTTTATTTGTGATTTAGAATTTTTTTTAGAACAATTACTCCAAGAATTAACTATTTTATGGAAAAAACAAGATGAAAACAAACCTAATTTACCCCAAATTGAATACCACATCGATTTTGAAAATTGGGATTATCTAGAATCTTTGGCAGAAAGTTATTTTAAATATATTATAACCCAAGCCAGTTTTAAAAAAAAATATCATGATTTAGATTATTTTGCAATTCAAAATCACCAAGTAAATTTTCAAAATGGCAAATTTATCATTTTTGTAAATCCTAATGCATTTAAATGTTTAAACAAAAAAATAGGAATTCTTAAAGATTTTTTTTCTAAATTTTATGGTTTTAAAAATGAATTTATCTTATCAACAGATAGAAAAATTGATATAAATAGAAAAAAATCCACAAATATTGAAATCGAAGAGTCGCAACAAAATCCAAATAATCAAACCAACTCCAACGAACAAAATCAAGAAAAAAATCTAAATAACAAAGAAAACCAAACTTATCAAACAGAACAAACAAAACAAGTAAAAACAACACCCCAACAAAAAAAATATAATTATAATAAAGGAGCTTATAATAGCAATTCTAAAATGACAACTAAAAAAACAAAAATAAAAGACCTTCCTAAAAATAAACAAGAGCTTGAAGAATTAAAATGCCAAAACCCCAATACTTATGTAATTGTTGAAGGTTTTTTAGCTCACCCTATTAAAGAAATTAATTTTCAGTATTCTTATTTAAAATTTGTTATAGAAGAAAACAGCAATGATTTTTCTATCGAAAATAAAGATGCTATTTTAATTCAAAAAAAAGTTTCCAAAGATGAAAAAGAACAATTTTTAAAATCCAATTACCAAACTGGACAATTATTTAGAATCACAGCTCGAATTAATTATAGTGCTTGGGACGATGTTCATTTAATTATGGAAAAATACGAAACCTTAGAATCAGATTCAATTTCGCCTTCATTAATCCGCAAAGACTTGGGTTTTCGAGGCAAAAAAAGAATTGAATTTCACACTCATACTAAAATGTCTAATTTAGACGCCATTAACAGCGCCAAAGAATATTTACAAATAGCAGAATCATGGGGACACGAAGCGATCGCTTTTACAGATCATGACGGCATTTATGCTTATCCTGAAATTAACCAACATTCCAAAAATAAAAAAATCAAACCTATTTATGGAGTGGAAGTTGATTTTATTGAAGAAAAACCTATTTATATCACCAATCAAAAAGAAGATAATTTAGAAAAAGATTTTGTTTTAAAAGAAGCTACTTATGTGGTTTTTGACTTGGAAACTACTGGATTATCTAATGTTCGTGACAAAATTATTGAAATCGCTGGAATAAAAATCAAAAACGGAAATAAAATAGGCGAGTTCCAAAAATTTATTGACCCGCAACAAAAACTAACCAAAACTATCACAAATATTACCAATATTACGGATGAAATGCTTCAAGGACAACAAACAATTGACCAAGTTTTGCCACAATTTTTAGCTTTTGCCAAAGACTGTGTTTTGGTGGCTCACAACGCTTCTTTTGATGTTGATTTTTTAAAAGAAAAAGCAAAAGAACTAAAAATATCTTTAGAACCAAAACCTATTATTGATACCATGGCATTGTCTCAACGTTATTTCAGCAATTTATTAAAATATTTTTCTTTAAAAAGATTAGCAACTGTTTTCAAAGTCAAATTAGAAGACCATCACCGTGCACTTGCGGATGCCACTGCCACATCAGAAATTTTTATCAAAATGATTGATCAATTAGCAGATCCAACCAAAGATCCCAAAAACGAACAAGTAATTAATTTTTTTGAATTACAAGAAAAAATTGATCACAAATACGAAAGACCTTATCACATCAATATTTTAGTGGCTAACCAAACGGGTTATCGCAATCTTTTTGAACTTTTAAGCAACGCTTTAACTAAAGATTTTAACAAAAGACCTCGTGTTTTAAAATCTAATTTAGCAAATTTAAGACAAGGTCTTTTAGTAGGTAGTGGTTGCATGAATAGCAATATTTTTGAAATAGCTCTCAATCAAAATATTTTCAAATTACAAAGAGCTATTTCTTTTTATGATTACATCGAAGTACAACCTCCACAAGCTTATAAACATTTAATTCATGATTTAGGTAAAAACGGGATTCAAATAATTGAAACTACTCTCAAAACAATCATAACAGAAGCCCAAAAACAAGCAAAAATAGTAATTGCCACCGGAGACGTTCATTATATTCATCCTTGGGAAAAAGATTATCGTGAAATTTATATTAGTGCCAAAATGGTAGGAGGCGGCTTACACAAATTATCTAGATACGAAAATAAAAACTTACCAGAAAACCACCTTTTAACTACCCAAGAAATGATAGATGCATTTGCTTTTTTACACGATGAAAACTTGATTTATAAAATTGTAATTTCAAATACTCATTTGCTTAATTCCAAAATTGAAAAAATAAAATCTTTTTCTTCGGAACTATTTTCTTTCAAAGATGATGCTTTCAAAAAAAACTTACAAATACCAAGCATTAAAGAAGAAATTAAACGTTTAGTTGATGCAAAAGTTAAACAAATGTACGGTTCACCCCCCCACCCTTTAATTAAAAAAAGATTGGATCAAGAGTTAAAAAGCATTATCGGAGAGACAAAAAACGAAAAAACTAATCAAAATATTGCTCCTGTTTATTATTTATCACATTTATTAGTTAAAAATTCTTTGGCAAAAGGTTATTTAGTAGGATCACGTGGTTCAATTGGTTCTTCTTTAGTGGCGACTATGTTAGAAATTACCGAAGTAAATCCGTTAAAACCGCATTATTATTGCCCTCAATGCAACTACACTATTGTCCAATTAAAAAAACCCCAAGAAAAAGAACAATATTACAAACCAGAAGAGGAAAAATACCACAAAGAGCTTGATAATGTTTTTTCGGGATATGATTTGCCAAACATGCCTTGCCCCAAATGCAACGCCCAATTCAAAAAAAACGGCCATGATATTCCTTTTGAAACTTTTCTAGGCTTTGAAGGCAATAAAACTCCTGATATTGATCTAAATTTTGCAGGCGATTACCAAAGCCAAGCCCACAATTACATTAAAGAATTATTAGGAGAAAAGCACGCTTTTAGAGCAGGAACCATCCAGACTGTTGCACAAAGAAACGCTTATGGTTATACAATGGGTTTCGTAGAAGAAAAACAAAAACAATGGCGTAAACAAAAAGTAGCCCAAATTGCCAACAAAATCCAAGGGGTTAAACGTTCTAATGGCCAGCATCCAGGAGGAATTGTTGTTGTACCGCCTGATCGAAGCATTTATGAAGTAACTCCTGTCCAATATCCAGCTAATGACACCAATTGGAAAACTACTCATTTTGATTATCACTCTTTTGAGCAAAATCTTTTTAAATTAGATATTTTAGGACACGATGATCCTATGATGATTAAATTTTTGATGGATTATGTTAAAGAAAATTCAGGGAATTTCCCTTTTACAAGAGCCCAAGATATTCCTGTAGATGATCCTGAAGTTTATAAATTGTTTTCCAACGAGTTCAAAATTAATTCTTCTGTAAATTCAGGAAACAAAATAACTATTGATTCTTTGGGTATTCCTGAATTTGGAACTATTTTTGTCAAACAAATGTTAAAAGATTTAACAACAACTAAACAAAATTCACAAAAAAAAGCAATTAAAATTAATTTTGCTGCTTTAGTAAAAATTTCAGGACTTTCACATGGAACTGATGTTTGGAACCAAAACGCCAGAGATGCTATCAACAAAACAGGCGAATTTGAAAAATACAAAAACAAAACTATTTCTTTTGATGATATAATTGGTTGCCGTGATGATATTATGTTACAACTACAAGAAAAAGGGATTGATCCTTTAAAAGCTTTTGATATTATGGAATTTATACGCAAAGGCAAACCCCAAGATGATTTTCAAACATGGAAAAAATACAAACAAGAAATGAAAGACAAAGTAGAAGCTTGGTACATTGATTCTGCAGCTAAAATTAAATATTTATTCCCTAAAGCGCACGCCACTGCTTATGTTATTATGGCTTTGAGGATTGCATGGTTTAAAATGCATGCACCATTAGCTTTTTATAGTGGTTATTTTTCTAAAAGAACAGAACAATTCGACCACCAAACAATGATTAGCAACGATATAAAAATTATTAAAGAAAAGTTAAATAAGCTTGCAGAATTAAAAAAAAGCAAAAAGATCAAAGCCAAAGAAGAAGCTTTAATCAATACTTTAAAAATAGCCGAAGAAATGGTACATCGTGGTTTTAAATTTTTAACTGTTGATTTTAATAAATCAGATGTTAGTGTTTTAAAAATAGAAGATGGTGGATTTTTAAGGATGCCATTGCTTTCGCTTGATGGTCTAGGTTTGATTGCTGCTAATAAAATTGTAGAGGCGCGTCAAGAAAAACCATTTACTAAAGCGGATTTTGCAACTCGTTCTAAAATTAACAAAACTATTTTAGCCAAAGCAAAACAAGAAAATCTTTTAGAATCTTTAGAAGATGAATGA
- the trpS gene encoding tryptophan--tRNA ligase, translating to MPNKRLVSGIKPTGDLTLGNYIGVLKPLLYLQKNLKNFDFYLFIADLHALTFYQEPQKLKKQIKKIAALYLAAGLDPEKINLFVQSEVSQHTYLCYLLECTSYFSELQRMIQYKEKNKINSKNIRTSLFTYPTLMAADILMYDANLVPIGKDQKQHLELTKTLATRFNNLYGNTFVVPKPFFNPLGSKIKSLQNPLKKMSKSDTENPKSYILLLDDPQIIKIKIAQTVTDSQKIIKYDPENKSGISNLLTIYASLKQISIFESEKLFQKSNYKDFKDKIGEEIINFVVPLQQKFYQLINSAKLDDILNKGAQKASLIAEKKIEQVRKKLGISRF from the coding sequence ATACCAAATAAAAGATTAGTGTCAGGCATCAAACCAACAGGGGATCTTACTTTAGGAAATTATATTGGAGTTTTGAAACCTTTATTATATTTACAAAAAAACTTAAAAAATTTTGATTTTTATCTTTTTATAGCTGACTTGCATGCCCTTACTTTTTATCAAGAACCTCAAAAACTTAAAAAACAAATCAAAAAAATAGCAGCTCTTTATTTGGCAGCAGGACTTGATCCTGAAAAAATAAATTTGTTTGTTCAATCTGAAGTATCACAACATACTTATTTGTGTTATCTCTTGGAATGCACTTCTTATTTTTCTGAACTACAAAGAATGATTCAATATAAGGAAAAAAACAAAATTAATTCAAAAAATATAAGAACTTCTTTATTTACTTACCCCACATTAATGGCAGCTGATATTTTGATGTATGATGCAAATTTAGTGCCTATCGGAAAAGATCAAAAACAACATTTAGAATTAACTAAAACTTTGGCTACAAGATTTAACAATTTATATGGTAATACTTTTGTTGTTCCGAAACCTTTTTTTAATCCTTTGGGTTCAAAAATAAAATCTTTGCAAAATCCTTTGAAAAAAATGAGTAAAAGTGATACGGAAAATCCAAAAAGCTATATTTTACTTTTAGATGATCCTCAAATAATTAAAATTAAAATTGCCCAAACTGTTACAGATTCCCAAAAAATAATTAAATATGATCCGGAAAATAAATCTGGAATTTCCAATCTTTTAACCATTTATGCTTCTTTAAAGCAAATTAGTATTTTTGAAAGTGAAAAACTTTTTCAAAAAAGTAATTATAAAGATTTTAAAGATAAAATTGGTGAAGAAATAATTAATTTTGTTGTGCCTTTGCAACAAAAATTTTATCAATTAATTAATAGTGCAAAATTGGATGATATTTTAAATAAAGGAGCCCAAAAAGCTTCCTTGATTGCAGAGAAAAAAATCGAACAGGTGCGAAAAAAATTAGGTATTTCGAGATTTTGA